Proteins co-encoded in one Streptococcus parauberis NCFD 2020 genomic window:
- a CDS encoding HAD hydrolase-like protein produces MTAILFDLDGTLVDSSQGIVNAFTHTFTTLNITPPDITTLSTYIGPPLETTFLDYFQEASEVEEAINHFRAYYKTNGVYQVHLYKGIKDLLNELINLNYDLYVTTSKHQPMAEVMLKELDIYSSFKVVYGSEKNRFLKVDVIKACLKENNISLDQAIIIGDTKFDMIGGKGAGIDTLGVTWGFGSKEDLLLNGANLIADTPKEIIKLLSK; encoded by the coding sequence ATGACAGCTATATTATTTGATCTAGACGGAACATTGGTAGATTCAAGTCAAGGAATTGTAAATGCCTTTACACATACTTTTACAACCTTAAATATCACACCACCAGACATTACTACACTGTCAACCTATATCGGTCCACCATTAGAAACAACATTTTTAGACTATTTTCAAGAAGCTAGTGAAGTAGAAGAAGCTATTAATCATTTTAGAGCTTATTATAAAACGAATGGTGTTTATCAAGTTCACCTTTACAAGGGTATCAAAGATTTATTAAATGAACTGATTAATTTAAATTATGATTTGTATGTTACAACTAGTAAACACCAACCCATGGCAGAAGTTATGTTAAAAGAATTAGACATCTATTCTTCTTTTAAAGTAGTTTATGGTTCTGAGAAAAACCGTTTCCTAAAAGTAGATGTTATCAAGGCCTGTTTAAAAGAAAATAATATTTCCTTAGATCAAGCTATCATTATCGGAGATACAAAGTTTGATATGATAGGTGGTAAAGGTGCGGGTATAGATACTCTAGGTGTTACTTGGGGTTTTGGTAGCAAAGAAGACTTACTATTAAATGGTGCTAACTTAATTGCTGATACACCCAAAGAAATAATTAAGCTATTATCAAAATAA
- the sdaAA gene encoding L-serine ammonia-lyase, iron-sulfur-dependent, subunit alpha, translated as MFYTIEELVQQAEEQHYGNVAELMIATEIEMTGRSREDIVSIMERNLQVMRESVVNGLTPSKSISGLTGGDALRMDNYIQAGKTIGDTTVLTAVRNAMAVNELNAKMGLVCATPTAGSAGCLPAVLATAIDKLNLNKEQQLNFLFTAGAFGLVIGNNASISGAEGGCQAEVGSASAMSAAALVKAAGGTAYQASQAIAFVIKNMLGLICDPVAGLVEVPCVKRNALGASFAIVAADMALAGIESQIPVDEVVDAMYQVGSALPTAFKETAEGGLAATPTGQKYMKQIFGE; from the coding sequence ATGTTTTATACTATAGAAGAGTTAGTACAACAAGCTGAAGAACAACACTATGGAAATGTAGCAGAATTAATGATTGCTACTGAAATTGAAATGACTGGCCGTTCGCGTGAAGATATTGTTAGTATCATGGAACGTAATTTACAGGTCATGAGAGAGTCTGTTGTCAATGGATTGACGCCATCAAAATCTATTAGTGGATTGACCGGTGGGGATGCACTCCGAATGGATAACTATATTCAAGCGGGGAAAACTATTGGTGATACAACAGTCTTAACTGCTGTTCGAAATGCTATGGCTGTAAACGAGCTTAATGCTAAAATGGGATTAGTTTGTGCAACACCAACCGCAGGAAGTGCTGGCTGCTTACCTGCTGTATTGGCGACAGCCATAGATAAATTAAATCTCAATAAAGAGCAACAACTAAATTTCCTATTTACTGCTGGTGCATTCGGTCTGGTTATTGGTAATAATGCCTCCATTTCAGGAGCTGAGGGTGGTTGTCAAGCAGAAGTAGGTTCAGCCTCAGCAATGAGTGCGGCTGCACTAGTTAAAGCTGCTGGTGGAACAGCCTATCAAGCAAGTCAAGCTATTGCTTTTGTTATCAAAAATATGTTAGGATTAATATGTGATCCTGTTGCAGGTCTAGTCGAAGTACCATGTGTAAAACGCAATGCTCTTGGCGCAAGTTTTGCTATTGTAGCTGCAGATATGGCTCTGGCTGGCATTGAGTCTCAAATTCCAGTTGATGAAGTTGTAGATGCAATGTATCAAGTTGGCTCTGCTTTACCTACTGCTTTTAAAGAAACAGCAGAAGGTGGCTTAGCTGCAACACCAACAGGTCAAAAGTATATGAAACAAATTTTTGGAGAATAA
- the mnmG gene encoding tRNA uridine-5-carboxymethylaminomethyl(34) synthesis enzyme MnmG, which produces MKHEFTEVYDVIVIGAGHAGVEAALAASRMGCNTLLATISLDMLAFMPCNPSIGGSAKGIVVREIDALGGEMAKNIDKTYIQMKMLNTGKGPAVRALRAQADKNLYSREMKHTVEKQENLTLRQAIIDDILVEDGQVVGVLTATKQKFSAKSVVVTTGTALRGEIILGELKYSSGPNNSLASVTLADNLKKLGLEIGRFKTGTPPRVKASSIDYDQTEIQPGDQAPNHFSFLSKDEDYLQDQIPCWLTYTNSTSHDIINKNLYRAPMFSGIVKGVGPRYCPSIEDKIVRFADKERHQLFLEPEGRDTEEVYVQGLSTSLPEDVQKDLIHSIKGLENAEMMRTGYAIEYDIVLPHQLRATLETKLISGLFTAGQTNGTSGYEEAAGQGIVAGINAALKVQGKPELILKRSDAYIGVMIDDLVTKGTLEPYRLLTSRAEYRLILRHDNADMRLTEIGREIGLVDDIRWDNFQIKKNQFENELKRLDSIKLKPIKETNEKVQALGFKPLTDAMTAKEFMRRPEISYQTAVSFVGPAAENLNPKIIDMLETEIKYEGYINKALDQVAKMKRMEEKRIPKNIDWDAIDSIATEARQKFKKINPETIGQASRISGVNPADISILMVYIEGNGKARRKI; this is translated from the coding sequence ATGAAACATGAATTTACTGAGGTCTATGATGTAATTGTCATTGGGGCCGGTCATGCTGGTGTTGAAGCAGCTTTGGCGGCTAGTCGTATGGGGTGTAACACATTACTTGCGACAATTAGTTTGGATATGTTAGCATTTATGCCTTGTAATCCATCAATTGGTGGATCAGCTAAGGGGATAGTGGTAAGGGAAATTGATGCTTTAGGCGGAGAAATGGCCAAAAACATTGATAAAACATACATCCAGATGAAAATGTTGAATACAGGTAAAGGACCAGCTGTTCGTGCCTTAAGAGCTCAAGCAGATAAGAACTTGTATTCTCGTGAGATGAAACATACTGTAGAAAAACAAGAAAATTTAACACTCCGTCAAGCTATTATTGATGATATTCTTGTCGAGGATGGTCAAGTTGTAGGTGTTTTAACTGCCACAAAACAAAAATTTTCTGCTAAGTCTGTAGTTGTTACAACTGGTACAGCTCTTCGCGGAGAAATCATTCTAGGTGAATTAAAATATTCATCTGGACCAAATAACAGTTTAGCTTCCGTTACCTTAGCAGATAATTTAAAAAAATTAGGACTTGAAATTGGTCGTTTTAAAACTGGAACACCACCTCGTGTTAAGGCTTCTTCGATTGATTATGATCAAACAGAAATTCAACCCGGTGATCAAGCTCCAAACCATTTTTCTTTCCTAAGTAAAGATGAAGATTATTTACAGGATCAAATTCCATGTTGGTTGACATATACAAACAGTACCAGTCATGATATTATCAATAAAAATCTCTACAGGGCACCAATGTTTTCAGGTATTGTCAAAGGCGTTGGACCAAGATATTGTCCATCGATTGAGGATAAAATTGTGCGCTTTGCTGATAAAGAAAGACATCAATTATTCCTAGAACCCGAAGGTAGAGATACTGAAGAAGTTTATGTTCAAGGTTTGTCAACGAGTTTACCAGAGGATGTTCAGAAGGATTTAATTCATTCAATCAAAGGCTTGGAAAATGCAGAAATGATGCGGACAGGCTATGCCATCGAATATGATATTGTTTTACCACATCAATTAAGGGCAACACTTGAGACTAAGCTTATCTCAGGGTTATTTACCGCAGGTCAAACAAACGGAACTTCTGGTTATGAAGAAGCTGCTGGACAAGGAATAGTCGCTGGGATTAATGCAGCCTTAAAAGTACAAGGAAAACCAGAGCTAATTTTGAAGAGAAGTGACGCCTATATCGGTGTGATGATTGATGATTTAGTGACTAAAGGGACATTAGAGCCTTATCGCTTGTTAACTTCGAGAGCAGAGTATCGTTTAATTTTACGTCACGATAATGCAGATATGCGTTTAACAGAGATTGGACGCGAAATCGGTTTAGTTGATGATATTCGTTGGGATAATTTCCAAATTAAAAAAAATCAATTTGAAAATGAATTAAAACGTTTAGATAGTATTAAGCTGAAACCTATCAAGGAAACAAACGAAAAAGTTCAGGCTTTAGGGTTTAAACCTTTGACTGATGCAATGACGGCTAAAGAGTTCATGAGAAGGCCTGAAATTTCATATCAAACAGCTGTTTCTTTCGTCGGTCCTGCTGCAGAAAATTTAAATCCAAAAATCATTGATATGTTAGAAACGGAAATTAAATACGAGGGATATATCAATAAGGCCTTGGATCAAGTTGCTAAGATGAAACGCATGGAAGAAAAACGAATTCCTAAAAATATTGATTGGGATGCTATTGATTCAATTGCAACAGAAGCTCGTCAAAAATTCAAAAAAATTAATCCAGAAACAATTGGTCAAGCCAGTCGAATTTCTGGTGTCAATCCAGCTGATATTTCAATCTTAATGGTCTACATTGAGGGAAATGGCAAAGCTAGAAGAAAAATCTAA
- a CDS encoding energy-coupling factor transporter ATPase has translation MAINFQNVSYTYQEGTPFEGRALFDVNLEITDGSYTAFIGHTGSGKSTIMQLLNGLLVPSRGTVIVDGQEITHQSKNKDIKMVRKHVGLVFQFPESQLFEETVLKDVAFGPQNFGVSKEEAEQLAREKLTMVGISEELFEKNPFELSGGQMRRVAIAGILAMEPKVLVLDEPTAGLDPKGRRELMSLFKKLHHSGMTIVLVTHLMDDVANFADFVYILESGKIITSGLPKNIFQDVKLLEEKQLGVPKVTKFAQNLVEKGLDLPYLPITLNELREVINHG, from the coding sequence ATGGCAATTAATTTCCAAAATGTAAGCTATACTTACCAGGAAGGGACACCATTTGAAGGGCGTGCTCTTTTTGACGTTAACCTTGAGATAACTGATGGTTCTTATACTGCTTTTATTGGTCATACTGGATCTGGAAAATCAACAATAATGCAATTGTTAAATGGTTTATTAGTTCCAAGTAGAGGAACAGTAATTGTAGATGGTCAAGAAATTACACATCAATCCAAAAATAAAGATATCAAAATGGTTAGAAAGCATGTAGGTTTAGTATTTCAATTTCCAGAAAGTCAACTTTTTGAAGAAACTGTTCTGAAGGATGTAGCGTTTGGACCTCAAAATTTTGGAGTATCTAAAGAGGAAGCTGAACAACTCGCGCGTGAAAAACTAACAATGGTTGGTATTTCAGAAGAATTATTTGAAAAAAATCCATTTGAACTATCGGGGGGGCAAATGAGACGAGTTGCCATTGCTGGTATCCTAGCCATGGAGCCTAAAGTGTTAGTCTTAGATGAACCAACAGCAGGGTTAGACCCTAAAGGAAGACGTGAATTAATGTCACTCTTTAAAAAACTTCATCATTCAGGAATGACAATTGTCTTAGTTACTCATTTAATGGATGATGTGGCAAATTTTGCTGACTTTGTATATATTTTAGAGTCTGGTAAAATCATTACAAGTGGATTGCCCAAAAATATTTTTCAAGATGTCAAATTACTTGAAGAAAAACAATTAGGTGTTCCAAAAGTAACAAAATTTGCTCAAAATTTGGTTGAAAAAGGATTAGATTTACCTTATCTACCAATTACTCTAAATGAGTTAAGGGAGGTAATTAATCATGGATAA
- the mnmA gene encoding tRNA 2-thiouridine(34) synthase MnmA, translating to MVRLTKRWEKLIMDNSNTRVVVGMSGGVDSSVTALLLKEQGYDVIGVFMKNWDDTDELGVCTATEDYKDVAAVADQIGIPYYSVNFEKEYWDRVFEYFLAEYKAGRTPNPDVMCNKEIKFKAFLDYAMTLGADYVATGHYAQIERDQYGTVHMLRGVDNGKDQTYFLSQLSQKQLQKTLFPLGHLQKPEVRAIAEKAGLATAKKKDSTGICFIGEKNFKQFLSQYLPAQKGRMLTVDGRDMGEHAGLMYYTIGQRGGLGIGGQHGGDNQPWFVVGKDLSQNILYVGQGFYHESLMSTSLDASTIHFTKEMPEEFTMECTAKFRYRQPDSKVTVHVKGDKAEVIFDEEQRAITPGQAVVFYDGQECLGGGIIDMAFKNGQPCQYI from the coding sequence ATTGTACGTTTAACAAAAAGATGGGAGAAATTAATTATGGACAATTCAAACACACGCGTTGTGGTTGGAATGAGTGGAGGAGTTGACTCCTCCGTAACAGCGTTGCTTTTAAAAGAGCAAGGTTATGATGTCATCGGTGTTTTCATGAAAAACTGGGATGATACCGATGAACTTGGTGTATGTACTGCAACTGAGGACTACAAGGATGTAGCAGCTGTAGCTGATCAAATTGGAATTCCTTACTATTCTGTAAACTTTGAAAAAGAATATTGGGATCGTGTTTTTGAGTACTTTCTTGCTGAATACAAGGCAGGACGCACCCCAAACCCAGATGTCATGTGTAATAAAGAAATTAAGTTTAAAGCCTTTCTAGATTATGCTATGACTTTAGGAGCAGATTATGTAGCAACAGGACACTATGCTCAGATTGAACGTGATCAATATGGCACAGTCCATATGTTACGTGGAGTTGATAATGGTAAGGACCAAACTTACTTTTTAAGTCAATTATCTCAAAAGCAATTACAAAAAACACTTTTTCCGCTCGGACATTTGCAAAAGCCTGAAGTGAGAGCGATTGCTGAAAAAGCAGGCTTGGCAACAGCAAAGAAAAAAGATTCTACAGGAATATGTTTTATTGGTGAAAAAAACTTTAAACAATTTCTAAGTCAATATTTACCGGCTCAAAAAGGACGCATGTTAACAGTTGATGGGCGTGATATGGGTGAACATGCAGGTTTAATGTACTATACAATTGGCCAACGTGGTGGACTTGGTATTGGTGGTCAACATGGTGGAGATAACCAACCTTGGTTTGTAGTTGGTAAAGATTTATCACAAAACATTCTATATGTTGGTCAAGGATTTTATCATGAATCATTAATGTCAACAAGCCTTGATGCATCAACTATTCATTTTACAAAGGAAATGCCAGAAGAATTTACAATGGAATGTACAGCTAAGTTTCGCTATCGTCAACCAGATTCGAAAGTTACAGTACATGTAAAAGGTGATAAAGCAGAAGTAATTTTTGACGAGGAACAAAGAGCAATTACTCCTGGTCAAGCCGTAGTCTTCTATGATGGACAAGAATGTCTTGGTGGTGGGATTATCGATATGGCTTTCAAAAACGGTCAACCTTGTCAATATATTTAA
- the sdaAB gene encoding L-serine ammonia-lyase, iron-sulfur-dependent subunit beta gives MKTQKFQSVFDIIGPVMIGPSSSHTAGAVRIGRVVHSIFGIIPDEVTFHLYNSFAKTYQGHGTDKALVAGIMGMDTDNPDIKNSLEIAHQKGIKIYWDILKDSNAPHPNTVKISVKKDDKEMSITGISIGGGNIQVTELNGFSVSLSMNTPTIIIVHQDIPGMIAHVTDILSDFDINIAQMNVTREAAGEKAIMIIEVDSRDCQAAIQLIEKIPHLHNVNFFD, from the coding sequence ATGAAAACACAAAAATTTCAATCTGTGTTCGATATTATCGGACCTGTGATGATTGGTCCATCTAGTAGTCATACGGCAGGAGCTGTTAGAATTGGAAGAGTGGTCCATTCCATTTTTGGGATAATCCCTGATGAAGTGACTTTCCATCTCTATAATTCATTTGCAAAAACTTATCAAGGTCACGGGACAGATAAGGCTCTTGTTGCAGGAATTATGGGCATGGATACAGATAATCCAGATATTAAAAATTCTCTTGAAATTGCTCATCAAAAAGGAATTAAAATCTATTGGGATATTTTGAAAGACAGTAACGCTCCACATCCTAATACTGTAAAAATTTCTGTAAAGAAAGATGACAAAGAGATGAGTATCACTGGTATTTCTATTGGTGGTGGAAATATTCAAGTTACTGAACTTAATGGTTTCTCAGTTTCGCTATCAATGAATACACCAACAATTATTATCGTCCATCAAGATATTCCGGGTATGATTGCACATGTAACTGATATTCTTTCAGACTTTGATATTAATATTGCGCAAATGAATGTAACACGTGAAGCCGCTGGTGAAAAAGCAATCATGATTATTGAAGTTGATTCACGCGACTGTCAAGCAGCAATTCAACTTATTGAAAAAATTCCACATTTACACAATGTCAACTTCTTTGACTAG
- a CDS encoding energy-coupling factor transporter transmembrane component T family protein, giving the protein MDKLILGRYIPGDSIIHRLDPRSKLLAMIVYIIIIFWANNLVTNLTMLTFTLAIVFLSKINFSFFLNGVKPMIGIILFTTLFQMFFTQSGNVLAQFWIIKITDFGLSQALLIFMRFVLIIFFSTLLTLTTTPLSLSDAVESLLKPFEPLKIPAHEIGLMLSLSLRFVPTLMDDTTRIMNAQKARGVDFGEGNLLQKVKSIIPILIPLFASSFKRADALAIAMESRGYRGGDGRTKFRLLKWKTMDTIAILLVLILGIVLFLLKNPDIN; this is encoded by the coding sequence ATGGATAAACTAATTCTTGGACGCTATATTCCTGGAGATTCAATCATTCATCGATTAGATCCTCGTAGCAAATTATTGGCTATGATTGTTTACATCATTATTATTTTTTGGGCTAATAATCTAGTGACAAATCTGACTATGCTAACTTTTACATTAGCAATTGTCTTCCTTTCAAAAATCAACTTTTCATTTTTTTTAAATGGTGTGAAACCAATGATTGGAATCATTCTATTTACGACACTATTTCAAATGTTTTTTACTCAATCCGGAAATGTATTGGCTCAATTTTGGATTATTAAGATAACAGATTTTGGTTTAAGCCAAGCCTTATTAATCTTCATGAGATTTGTGTTGATTATTTTCTTTTCAACCCTACTAACTTTAACTACTACTCCACTCAGTTTATCTGATGCCGTTGAGTCTCTTTTGAAACCATTTGAGCCTCTCAAAATTCCAGCACATGAAATTGGACTAATGTTGTCCCTTAGCTTACGTTTTGTTCCAACCTTAATGGATGATACCACTCGCATTATGAACGCCCAAAAGGCTAGAGGGGTTGATTTTGGGGAAGGGAATCTTCTGCAAAAAGTAAAATCGATTATACCAATTTTGATTCCTTTGTTTGCATCAAGCTTTAAAAGAGCTGACGCTTTAGCCATAGCAATGGAATCTCGTGGTTATCGAGGTGGTGACGGCAGAACTAAATTCCGTCTTTTGAAGTGGAAAACAATGGATACAATTGCAATATTATTAGTTCTCATCCTAGGTATAGTGTTATTTTTGTTAAAAAATCCAGATATCAACTAG
- a CDS encoding DHH family phosphoesterase — MKRFRFETIHLIMMGLILFGLLALCVRIMESKVLILVAIFLVLLFIVALLWYQKQVYELSDFDHIEILNEQTENNLKTLLDKMPVGVIQYDQETKAILWYNPYSELIFTDENGNFDNHIIENIIDEKLEGNISQTFEISGNRYSSYIDEANGIFYFFDVYVGNRQTVDSSMLRPVVGIISIDNYDDITDNLTDADVSAINSFVANFIADFMESKHIFYRRVNMDRYYFFTDFHTLKDLMDDKFAFLEGFRTQAQEKQLRLTLSMGISYGLKNHNEIGQVALENLNIALVRGGDQVVIRENDENKNPVYFGGGSVSTVKRSRTRTRAMMTAISDRIKVVDNIFIMGHKKLDMDALGSAVGMQFFASNIIENSYVVYDPDELGPDIERAIERLQADGKTRLISVHHAMRLVTSKSILVLVDHSKISLTLSEEFYKMFKDVIIVDHHRRDDDFPENAILTFIESGASSAAELVTELIQFQNSKKRLSKIQASILMAGIMLDTKNFSTRVTSRTFDVASYLRNKGSDSVEIQQISATDFDEYRQINEIILRANRLHDTIMVATGLDNSLYTNVIASKAADTMLLMAGVEASFAIVKTKQNKVIISARSRSKINVQRIMEKLGGGGHFNLAACQIDNDSLLDVKEMLIETIENTMKETSEVE, encoded by the coding sequence ATGAAAAGATTTCGTTTTGAAACCATTCATTTAATTATGATGGGATTAATATTATTTGGCTTACTCGCCCTTTGTGTAAGAATAATGGAATCAAAGGTACTAATTTTAGTAGCTATTTTTCTGGTACTCTTATTTATTGTTGCCTTACTTTGGTATCAAAAACAAGTTTATGAATTGTCAGATTTTGATCACATAGAAATTTTGAATGAACAAACAGAAAATAATCTTAAAACTTTGTTAGATAAAATGCCTGTTGGGGTTATTCAATACGACCAAGAAACTAAAGCAATCCTTTGGTATAATCCTTATTCGGAATTAATATTTACAGATGAAAATGGCAATTTCGATAATCATATTATTGAAAATATAATTGATGAAAAGCTTGAAGGTAACATTTCACAAACTTTCGAAATATCGGGGAATCGTTATTCTTCTTATATTGATGAAGCCAATGGAATATTTTACTTTTTTGATGTTTACGTAGGCAATCGCCAAACTGTTGATTCAAGCATGTTGCGACCAGTGGTTGGGATTATCTCAATTGATAATTATGATGACATTACAGATAATTTAACAGACGCAGATGTATCAGCTATTAATAGTTTTGTAGCCAATTTCATTGCTGATTTCATGGAATCTAAGCATATCTTCTATAGACGAGTTAATATGGATCGTTATTATTTCTTTACCGATTTTCACACTCTGAAAGATTTGATGGATGATAAGTTTGCCTTTTTAGAAGGATTCAGAACTCAAGCTCAAGAAAAACAATTGCGCTTAACTTTAAGTATGGGGATTTCATATGGTTTAAAAAATCATAATGAAATTGGACAAGTTGCTCTTGAAAACCTTAATATTGCTTTAGTACGAGGTGGTGACCAAGTTGTAATTCGTGAAAACGATGAGAATAAAAATCCCGTATACTTCGGTGGAGGTTCGGTATCAACAGTAAAACGATCACGGACAAGAACACGTGCCATGATGACCGCTATTTCAGATAGAATAAAAGTTGTTGATAATATCTTTATTATGGGACATAAGAAGTTAGATATGGATGCTTTAGGTTCAGCTGTTGGTATGCAGTTCTTTGCTTCAAATATTATTGAAAATTCTTATGTTGTCTATGACCCAGATGAACTAGGACCAGATATTGAACGTGCCATTGAGCGATTACAAGCAGATGGGAAAACTCGTTTAATTAGTGTTCATCATGCAATGAGATTAGTAACTTCTAAATCGATTTTAGTTTTAGTTGATCACTCAAAAATTTCTTTAACATTATCAGAAGAGTTTTACAAAATGTTTAAGGATGTTATAATCGTCGACCATCACAGACGTGATGATGATTTCCCAGAAAATGCTATCTTAACTTTTATTGAAAGTGGAGCAAGTAGCGCTGCCGAGTTAGTAACAGAATTAATTCAGTTCCAAAATTCTAAGAAACGTTTGAGTAAAATTCAAGCAAGTATCTTGATGGCTGGTATCATGTTAGATACAAAAAATTTCTCAACTCGGGTTACTAGTCGTACCTTTGATGTGGCAAGTTATTTGCGCAATAAAGGTAGTGACAGTGTTGAAATTCAACAAATTTCAGCTACTGACTTTGATGAGTATCGTCAAATTAATGAAATTATTTTGCGAGCAAATCGTCTACATGATACTATCATGGTAGCAACTGGACTTGACAATTCACTTTACACAAATGTCATTGCTAGTAAAGCTGCAGATACCATGTTATTGATGGCAGGCGTGGAAGCTAGCTTTGCTATTGTCAAAACAAAACAAAATAAAGTGATTATTTCAGCAAGAAGTAGAAGTAAAATCAATGTTCAACGTATTATGGAAAAACTTGGCGGTGGTGGACACTTTAATTTAGCTGCATGTCAAATTGACAATGATAGTTTACTTGATGTAAAAGAAATGTTAATTGAAACAATCGAAAATACAATGAAAGAAACAAGTGAGGTAGAATAA
- the rplI gene encoding 50S ribosomal protein L9 yields the protein MRVIFLQDVKGKGKKGEVKEVPTGYAQNFLLKKNLAKEATTQTIGELKGKQKAEEKAQAEILADAKATKKVLDEEKTRVLFTEKVGPDGRTFGSITAKKISEELKKQFGITVDKRHIVLDHPIRAIGLIEVPVKLHKEVTAEIKLKIDQA from the coding sequence ATGCGTGTAATTTTTTTACAAGATGTTAAAGGAAAAGGAAAAAAAGGCGAGGTTAAAGAAGTACCAACTGGTTATGCTCAAAACTTCCTATTGAAAAAAAATCTAGCTAAAGAAGCAACGACTCAAACAATTGGTGAATTAAAAGGTAAACAAAAAGCTGAAGAAAAAGCGCAGGCAGAAATCTTAGCTGATGCTAAAGCAACAAAAAAAGTATTAGACGAAGAAAAAACTCGTGTTTTATTTACAGAAAAAGTTGGACCAGACGGTCGTACTTTTGGATCAATTACTGCTAAGAAAATCTCAGAAGAATTGAAGAAACAATTTGGAATTACAGTTGATAAAAGACATATTGTTCTTGATCACCCAATTAGAGCAATTGGGTTAATTGAGGTTCCTGTAAAATTACACAAAGAAGTCACTGCTGAAATAAAATTAAAAATTGATCAAGCCTAA
- a CDS encoding transglycosylase SLT domain-containing protein: protein MYRIKNLKKSYVSFGVLAFAIGLLALVFTFSSKNVDTESFAKKSETKVVKKVTKSKVEKSSSSSEKKKPEASSSQTEQSSSIEVTAATPAEVAPATEETVPAEQVQAAPAAQATQVQQYASTPAYPSNGNTAGVVGSQAAAQMAAATGVPQATWETIIARESNGNPNVANASGASGLFQTMPGWGSTATVQDQVNSAIKAYNTQGMSAWGY from the coding sequence ATGTATAGAATTAAAAATTTGAAAAAAAGTTATGTTAGTTTTGGGGTTCTAGCATTTGCAATTGGATTGTTAGCTTTAGTATTTACATTTTCAAGTAAAAATGTAGATACTGAATCATTTGCTAAAAAATCTGAAACAAAAGTCGTGAAAAAAGTTACTAAATCAAAAGTTGAAAAGTCATCATCTTCTTCTGAAAAAAAGAAACCTGAAGCAAGTTCAAGTCAAACAGAACAATCTTCTTCAATTGAAGTCACTGCTGCAACTCCAGCAGAGGTAGCACCAGCTACTGAAGAAACTGTTCCAGCTGAACAAGTTCAAGCTGCACCTGCTGCTCAAGCTACACAAGTACAACAATACGCTTCTACTCCAGCTTACCCATCAAACGGTAACACAGCTGGTGTTGTTGGAAGTCAAGCAGCAGCTCAAATGGCAGCAGCAACTGGTGTCCCACAAGCAACATGGGAAACAATCATTGCACGTGAATCTAATGGTAATCCAAATGTAGCAAATGCATCTGGTGCATCAGGACTATTCCAAACAATGCCAGGTTGGGGTTCGACAGCAACAGTACAAGATCAAGTTAATTCAGCAATTAAAGCATACAATACCCAAGGGATGTCTGCTTGGGGTTATTAA